The region CAACAAAAGCTTTCAGTGTGAACTAATATCattgatattttcaaaatatataccAAGAATACTACCACCTAATGGTCTCAGTTTTGGGCTAGGAGCCAAGAACTTAAGTATTCTTATTCCAGCAATTAATTCTATGGCCTTGAGCATAAGGGTGTATTTCACCTTCCTTTCTATTCATCAAACTTTAACAACTTATACATAAAGCTTGTTTTGAAATCAAAGCATTACTAGttaaacaaagttttaaaaaaatctaaaggtattcttttaaattaactaTTCAATGTATTtaaccattatttttaaagaaatgcttggggattaaaatatttttaaaaattttttcagCACTACTACAAATGTTTTTCCCCTATAATACACTATTGAGAAGATATAAATAACCAGCATTTCAAATCTGACTACTTACCAAATTCAGTCTTTTCAGACTATTTTTTTGTCTGGGGTTTtctgggggttttggtttttttttttgttaggagCAAAATGCTTACCTGTTCTTTTGAGTTCTCATCAGCTATGATTTCTAACATCATGTTCTCTCCGTGGCTGCTTTGCTGAAAAACCTGCACGCCACTTTTTCTAAGGTAGAACTgtgtaaaagcaaaacagcacatAAAACTTACTTGAACTCTTACATAGTTATCTATTAAATACAATCAAAAATGTCAGAAGAGAGAAATCTTTTACCTTATGTTTAATGTGCTTTAAAGTAGGAAATCCACAAAAATATAACGCACTCTTGTTGATTTTAGTTATCTTATTGTTGGTTATTTCTACATGCCAAGCATCCAAAGGTATTGTTTTATACCTAAAAAACAAGTTGCACAACGTTTGCTCATACAGATTGACCTTTAGCTTTAGAAATTCTCATTACTCATTCAAACATTCATTAATTGACAAACCCTTTTACTTTCCTGTATGGAGGCAATTACCTTAAGCCACTTGGAAGCTCTACAAAGGACTATAAAAACCCATGCTATTGCTGCAAAGACTACTTGttcagaaaaaagacaaaacttcaaGTCATGATTTGACCCAATCTCActattttaattgttattgTTAAATGCTAAACTAGCAACGGTTCCATACGGTATCATTCATCTTCACAACTATCCATTCTTCACTGAGTGTAATCCTCCAGCAGGCATTCCTCCCCTATTTTGCTTTAAGTTTGACTACAGTTAAGGTTATGTTTCCATTTAATCTTGAAACCTCAGCCTGTGTTAAGTAAAGCTGGCTACTTTCATTGAGCGGGAAGTGAACAACACATTTGTTTTCAACTCTCTGCACTGGATCCAAatgcttagattttttttacatatggTCTGGAGTTAGCGTGCTGATAAGTCATCACTATCATCAGATATTTGTACCAGTCTTTCATCCTCTGTGTCATACAAAGTTTATTAATTCTCTAGAGTGTTCTTGCCAACTTAGTATTTGTTCACCTGTTTTGCAAAAGTAACATTTGAAGGGACAAATACTTTTACCGTGCCATCCACAACAAGTAACATCTAAtccaacatttttcatttttcagtgtatATATTGGCATACACAAGTTTTAGTTAAGAAGCTAATAAAAGTAATTCTAACTACTTTTAGTCTACCCTAAAATAGTTATGCCAGCGTTACCTCGTATGACATCTTTCTATTGCAGGGAATTTCTCTGGCCATGGTGACATGTACTGGAACTCTGCATCTTTGTCATACCAGTACATTAGGCAAGCACTGTGAgtatttctctgtttctcctcttcttttagGCACTTATTACAGGATTCCATGGCCTGTAGCAGTCGTTTCTAAATTTTAGAGAAATTAGCGTATATGAAACTGGCAACAAAAATTAGTAAGGAAATGTGTACATTGGGAAAGTGGGTACCTATACTCTTCTGGTTAATGTGTTAATTTTCTAACTGCAGCCTCACCCTTCCTCATGTCCCAGCTCTCTGATAAAAATTAGACAATTACAATGGAATggctttggaaaataaagattACTTTTTTGCAAATATCTTCCAAAGGCTAGGCGTATTTTGCCTTTTACGTTTAACatacaaagaaatattaaaaatattttagatgttATCataaaattctgcaaaacaaCTATTGAAAAAGCTTCAAAGCCTTATGGGTCATTCAAGTAGCAACTGTTGTCTTTTGTGAAACTACTAAGTCCTGTCAACCTTTCACTGCGAACTAGGGAAACAATTGATAGGCAGACGCCACCAACTGTATATATCTTAACATCTAATCtgcacttttattttcatccaCTCTTTGATGTGCTCAAATTTAATCTGATAAAAGCTGCTACAACAATGTATATAATATTGTTTCCCTATATGAGAAAGGAAAAcgttattattttattcctctccATTAATGTTTTACTGTTTGATTTCTACTTAAAGTCTTCCATCCATTATTGGTGTTCatgtgaagaaattttctggaaaaaaaccacagtgttTTTACAAGTGTTTCTTCTATTTTACCTACAgacattctgtatttttataggTATATAggaatagaatttttttctcaaaaaatctGAAACTAAGTATTTGAATAACTGattaaaaacatgaacaaacaacaaaaagtccACATCCCCTACTTAAGACTTCTGTCACTTGGAGCTAACTTTGCTTGTGGTAATTTAATCTAGACTTACTCTCCAGGCAGcgaacatttgtatttttttgtggtCTTATCAAGTGTTAatttaaatttccatttaattGTATGTCTAACTGTTGATTATTTAAGAAGTTTAGCAGATTTGTTATGAAGCTTTTAGAGACAGCAGATGTTGAAAGAACTTACCTCATCAATAAACGGGATTAATACTACAGCTTCCCATTCTTGCTGTTTTCCATTTAGGTCAGTTTTAAAATCCGGTGGATAATATTCTATAATAGGAGAGTCTTGACTGATCATCAAAtgctaggaaaaataaaacagaggaaTTAAACAGTATCAGAGACAATTTAGCACTAATTctaggaagagagaggagaaggctggTATTAAAACCACTTCAATGCTGAACGGGAATTCAACATTTATCATTTAACTGCTCTAGTctgaaattgtatttattaTGAACTTCCTAATGTACTAAGAATAGTAAGGAATAGAAATACACCTAAAATTTAGAGGTAGACTATCACTGAGAGGACatgcaaaaatataaagaaaagagttacttcaaaataaagcaGACAACTACTAAGCAACAATAAATGCACTTTAATCCTAAATCCTACCTGGTAGCATTTAGGTAGCAGATCTTTGCTAGCTGCTGGAAGCACAGCAAGAAGCTGTTCAAATGGCATGAAAGGTTTTCCCAGTTCAAATTTGATATTGAGTTCACCGATGTTGCGAATGTCTGACAGATAAGGTGCATAATGATAAGGATAATacctgcagggaaaaaaaaaaacccctcttaaGTTACTTAATTCCAGCACAGCAGTGTTCACAGAtcagaaacaaacagaactgTATCAAATGTTCCACCATACAAGGTGAAATATTGCTCAATCTTTAAGCAATTTCTCATTTGACAATTTTTCTTACCAGCTCCATGACTGAACTCCATGGTAATAATAATGCAAAATCCATTGTATTGCCTGGACATAACATTCAGCTTGATCAGCCAAGAAgtcacttaaaagaaaaaggaatgatACTTATTAGTTTTTCCCTATTTTCACTGGTATATAAAAATTACTGAGCACCTGGGTACACAGGAATGAAGACAGAGCATTTTGGGAACCTAATAAGACTGTGGTTTTCTAGATTCATTTAATactaatggattttttttgtctctggtCCTCAAATACTTCTTACAGGAAACTTGACTTGCAGCTCTTCTTGCATTAGCCAAAAGCATCACCCCTGCAGTACACTGCCATGTGTTCTCTGCTTTCAACATGAATGAATATTCTGTGTTGTACTGGACATATGCAAAGACTTGACTTTtgcacttaaaagaaaaagaaacaagaaaaagcataCACTTACTCAGAAACTACTTCTACACCCATTTTTGTCATGTAGTAAGTTCTTTTGTATTGCCTAAACTCAGTTTCAAACAGATCATCATCCTCTGGTTCATCTTCcaacacagctgaaaaagcagtcatgaaaaaaaggattaaCATTCACTTCTCCACTACAATAAAGTTTGAAGACATTCAGTTTTGACTTGATGCCTTAACTTTATTCCTCAATTCACAGTTACAGGTGATCACACCTTCCTTGCACTGAAAGTAACATGAAACCACCAAACAAATTCTTTACCCAGAGGAAGtctggaactttttttttcccctttaaagaCAAGCGACCCATTTTGTAGTCCAATTACACAAACAGAGCAGAGAATATAAGCCATCAGAAAGTAATTTAGAACacattaaaatagattttaaaatgtaatttttttcagcagcattgTCTTATATCATGGAataatatttatacatttttgaCATTAAGTTTCAAAACATGAGCAAAAAACACATCCTACAAGTGGAATGAGTTAGGTGAgtgggcagtgaggtgggtTGTGAACTGGCTGAactgcagagctcagagggttgtgatcaacagggcagagcctggttggaggcctgtaactcgtggtgttccccaggggtcctgctcaacatattcatcaatgacctggacaaagggacagtgtcccctcagcaagtttgctgacgataccaagctgggaggagcggctgatacaccagaaggctgtgctgccattcagagagacctggacaggctggagagctgggccaaggggaacctcatgaaattcaacaagagcaagtgcaaggtcctgcacctggggcaGAACACCCCCATGCGCTGGTACAGGTTAGGcattgacctgctggaaagcagctctgctgagaaggacctgggagtgctggttgacagcaagttgaccatgagtcagcaatgtgcccttgtggccaagaaggccaatggtatcctgggatgcattaaaaggagtgtggccagcaggtcgagggaggttatcctccccctctactcagccctagtgaggccacatttggagtgctgtgtccagttctgggctccgCAGTTCAAGAGAGACAGAGAACTACTGGACAGAGTCCAGCAGAGAtatacaaagatgatcaggggactggagcatgtctcgtatgagaaaaggctgagagacttgggtttgttcagcctggagaagagaagactgaggggagaccttgtcaatgcttataaatatctgaagggtgggtgtcaagaggatggggccagactcttttcagtggtgcccaagaacaggccaaggggccatgggcacaagttggaacacaggaagttccacctcaatatgaaaaaaattctttcctatgagggtgccagagcaggggcacaggctgcccggggaggctgtggaatctccttccctggagacattcaaaacctgcctggatgcgttcctgtgccccctgctctgggtgtgcctgctcaagcaggggggttggacaagatgatctctagaggtcccttccaacccccaccattctgtgattctgtgagtttaaaatgtaatcaacacaaccaaaaaccccaaagctgtATAAAAACCTGTTCATTTGTCCCCACCTGAATGATAAAGTACCTAGGTATAGAATTGTTAAAAACATAATATTGTTGACGATTTGCTCATTCCTTCCTTTAACACATCATGGAAATACTGGGCAGATATGAAGCACTTCAAAAGCTTTAGTCCCACTTGCTCTCACTATAAACCAGTGATAGGCCGTTCCATTTTGCAATAGCTGACCACATCACACTTTCATTTAGATTCAGGTCATCTCTGACATGAAAGTCTTACAGGTCTTCCAAATCTATACACAaattaacatgtttttttttgttatacgGAAAAATTATTTGCACTTACTTTTAGGGGTCACAacttcactttcatttttttctaaagcagccAAACATATAGAATTTTCCTGAGcctattaaattaatatttgagataaagtaaaaatacagaataatatgCACATACCTAATCCACAACCATATAATCTGCAACTCAAAATGCTATAATCAAGATgtataaatattattattgtttagTATAAAACCCACTACATTTCCTTCTCTTGTAATTGCctagggaaaattaatttatccaTACATATCAGACAAAGGAGCAGTCTCAAATGAAATCTCAgctacctttaaaaaatatctgaatatttgttttctaaaacacaACTATTTCCAAAACGGTGCAGTACACATTTAAGCATTTTAACCTACATCATGCATTGTGCCACAGCCCCAGTATGCAACCAAATTTTTATTCAGTAAATTTTTAAGAGTTCAAATTACAGTTGTGGGAAGTAATGATACAAGAAATTCTGTTTTAGTCAAACAAGCCAAACATTCACTTCATTCTCACACTACACACTGTCTTTTGTGTACAACACTGAGTAGCTTTCAATAGCAGAATCATTAAGATGGCCCTTTCCCCTGTACCTGAGATATGCAAGCTCCTGACTGTCACTGCCATTCAAAGGATCAGTCAAGATGGCTAGCTAATACTATACAGCTGCTCCAAACTTCTGTGGCAAAGAAAACAACCACAAATAAAGCATACCTTATTAAAGGAAGAGCTAACATCTTGCTCTTACAAACCACAAACTGCACTAAAGAACAGGATAATGATATACAGTGACAGATTACACGTGAAGGAATTCCCTGCTGCTACTCTATGCACTGCTGAAGGCATATATTGAAGGATAGCCaatggaggtggtggtggggaacaTGACAGTAGGGCAAAGTCAAGATACAGAGAAAGGCGCTGTTCCTTATTAATTACTTATATCCAGAATTGCAAGTTTAATAACCAATCTAAGATACCTCACACCAATGACATGGCTATTCATCTATTCATTATCAAATAGTTGGCCAATGCCAAGACATGCATAAATGACCTATGAGTGTATGTGAAATACGATACACTTCCAGCAGGCTATGcgttaaaacataaaattacaAAGCATAGCAAGTTTGACCATAACTCACCCAGAAGTAAGTTTTGCTGCTCTTGAGAAACAGATAAACTGACGTAAAGTATTAAGTTACAGGTTTACAAGTTTCAAAAATCATGAGAACTTCACCTTGACATAGCCATTTCATTACTCACAACCAGCAATGCATACGGGCAGTTCCTcaaatgttacattttattaccttttctgatctcaaaaaaaaaaatctcaaaacagAGGTTTATGCCATTTAATTTGCCTAAGATCAAATTACTGATTTGCAAAAAGTAACATTCTTATTTCCAACATTGCATATGTGAAACACTaaccttttgtttcttctgtttgttttttctggctTCTTCTGCTGCAATACCAGCTGCCTCGTTGAGGTATTTATTGCCTACTTTACTTTCGAACCATTTTAGGTCTACAAAGACCTCACTGAAGTGTTCGCGATCAAACTGTGCAGAAAGATTGAAATGAGTTTAGAAATATTTGAGGGACACTAAATTTAGAGTGCTACATTAACAATGTCTTTTCAGTAGTTGCATTAGATCACATCTAGACTAATTCGTACATAAACATTTTGCCCTAGAGCTACAACTAAACTAATagattaatatatataaaaaataatcttttttcttagCAATATGTAACATATACCCAAgccatattttgttttccttcagtaagGCCACAATGGCTAACAAAAAGAGTTAGGTAACTTTCACACTTCACTATCAACTCCAGAAGCAGTAGAAGTTTATAGGGTCTGGGTAATAGTCTTGTGCCACATACCCAATGCTTTCATAGTTCTACTCAAGAATCAGAAGACAGGGCTGAAGCAGGGACACCAGATGAACTTCCTCCTTCCAGGTTCAGCAGAAGGCTGAGACCTTTCCATTTCCACATGGCCTATAACTTTCCTCCTCTCTAGGATGCGTTACTGCAGCGGCACTTAACAGGTTTGCCTCCTGTACACCAGGTAGTTCATGAAGAATGCTGATGCTTGCCTCAGAGATACTAATGCTTCACTGCTCTTTACCagtgattttcatttaaaaaaccttgcaaaaaaatattgccCTCCAAGATCTTCAGACATAGCTTACCCCACAAGAAACTAACCAGCAGGGGACACAAAGAAtattgctgcctgcagcacgCTTTGCCCAGTACTGCCACTCATTACTCAATGAGAATGGAGGACCATGACTCTAGTGGTGAATCCTTTTTCCTCTTATGTTATGGTACGATGAGACAGTGACTGATTGGATTCCATCAGTTAAATGATAAAACAGCTGACTGAACAACTTGTGAAACACAGTCATTTAACAGTTCATTAAAACTACAGCACGGTGTATTTTAGGGCCCTATATTGGGGTTATATTCAACAGACCATACTGTAATTTTGAAGTTACTTACATCTGACAATCTCGTGAGATACTTCTCAAAACGTTTTAAATTCAGATATCCGTTTTCATTTATGTAACctattaggaaaataaattacgggtttttaaattaacaatttaacaattaaaaattttcaatttaaatgcCCCACAGATAATAGAATGCAATCTCGCTGGCTGTCTGAAAAGAGTGTAATAAATGCTAAACATTCTAACATGGCTAAAAAGGTCAATAAATATTGGCCTTGTGTTAATGTTTCTACTTTCCACAACTAAACTTAAGAGTTCTTACCTCCCAGTTCTGGCAAGATTGCCATATATGTTCTATAAAGTAGCGGCAGTGCATCATGATTAATGTGTAAGTGAGGTAGATGAGGAATAAAATCATTTCCTACAAGGAAACCCATTAAGATCCAATCATCTATTATTCTTTCAATATCATATTCAAAGGAAATCTTGTCctgaggatggaaaaaaaaaaaagaaaaaaaaaggaaaaaaccacaggaGCATAATTTTTATTACCATGTTTACATAAAAAGACCTCACACATTTCTTCAATCACAGCTCCATTAGAACTTACTTTTACTGGTGAAAATTCATAATCAATATATTCTCTCATCAGTGATAAGTGCAGTAAATGAAATGTGGTTTCCTCTGGTGCACATGCTCTATAAATTATTCAAAACATTAAGTTAATTATTTATAAACACACTTTCAATATGAATATTAACAAGTCCAAGGTTACCTAAATCCAAGTACTCTTACTAGGATTATATCCTTGGAGAAGAAATAATGTATAAACATATCTTTGAATGTATTTTAGGATTCATCTGGTTTGAGTCTACAAAATTTTGCAGTAGAATCTTCTAAACAGCAGATGTGACCACACTATAAGGAAAATAGCTAGCTTAGAGAAAAGAGGGCAGCTTTGTGGAGTTCCACGTTGCATTGTCTGTTTTTCTAAGTAATTATCCCATTGCCCAAAAAAGGGACAACCTAACCTAACTTTGAACCAAACCAATATATTTTAAGGTGTTGCAGAACTAGTCTCTGAGCACATACAGAGTACACAGACTCATGCCTAAACTGGCTGTGTTACATCTGCAGTCATTTGAAATACTTCTTGTAAGAAAAGAATATGCCTAACTTGAAAATACACTCCATGTGTATTACCTGGTGGCTTCAACACAGCACCAAAAAAGTGACAAACCCACTGTTTGTTTATGGTGTAAATTAGTCAACATATATTCTGCCTTCTGTTCCTCTCTTCACTAAAATTACTTAATGCTTAAGCCAATGTTAGGCCAAAATCAGTTAATACCTACACCAAAAAACTGACAAGCTAAAGActgatgcattttaaatttgtaaagGACTGTTTCACCTTGTAGATGCTCTAACTAGCTGGGACCACCTCCAAAGACAAACCAGCATGAACATCTGTGTATTCACACATACACTTACATAGCAGGTTTTGGCCAAAACCCTCTGAGGAAGATGTGTGTGATACACAAGCTTATATGAAGACTACTAAGATGAACTCTGAGCTACACTTGGGCTGCATAGAACTTCAGACCCAATTCTGtcactttttaaatgtaattctcATATTGGTAAATCCAGATTGATGCTCTAAGACTCTAGAGACATTTTGCCCCTTATTCTTCATTACACTGGACTTGAAAATCCtgataaaacaaataatttctctcaATCAAGAAATTACTGACAGATATTAAttagtatgtatttttaaatttccaacTGTAAGTACTCATAAAAGTGACCATAGTGGCAGAAGGCAATTCCTGTAACTTCTGGAAGTAAATTCCTGTCATGAGAAATATTATCCAGAAATTACAACAGAAGCCAACTATGGAACAACgcttgagggaaaaaaatatgatgaTACCTTGCCTTTTGATTTCATACTTTATTTGATTAATCCCTCAAAAGGTgaccacattttccttttatattagtttattaaaaaaaaaaaaggaaaatgacatttttctttgattagacttaagttcttttaaaaaatgtaaaaaaatgttacatgCCAACACTATCACCAGAATGAGTATTAGTGAAAAATTGACTGTGGAAGGCTATAAAAAGAATACTTATTTCTGATGTTTATCTTATTGTCCTcggcaataaaaaaaatttgtttattaGCAAAAATGACGCATTTATGTAAACATTTTATATGACTTATCACTGTATTATCCAAAATCCTTTTTGTATCAAAAAAGTgtatttctctctgtctctcccaCCTTCTCCGTTTATCCACCAAATATATGCTTAAAGGTCCTTCAAAGAAGGAACCTAGCCACAGTAAcagttataaaattaatttctctattACTTCAGAATAGCCCCACGTACATGCACAGTTCTGGAACAGATCACCTTGTTCTGACCAGTTATAGCCCACAAGTTAGTTCAAATGGGCAAACCCAGAATGACAGCATCCAGTCAGAAACTTTAAGAGTTTATTTTAGTAATTATTCTAGTAATTTACTTAGATGCATAAAACCTCAgagatataaatacattttaaaaactcagtATCTGCACAAGACAATTACGGGAACAATGTCAGTACAGCCTGGGCTGCTCCATTCATAACACGAAGAAAGAAGCACAACGCACCAAAGCTCTAAGGATTTTTTTATCAGCTGTCCTGACAGCATACATTTTCTCACGTATATGAATTCAAATGCACAATTTCCAAAGTTGATTTCTCtaatttcatgtattttctaACACAAATATAAACCAACACTTTATTTAGTATGCaatcaataaaaaaaagttctagTGACCCAGTGTCTTTTGGATTTAATTTCATCATATACAAAATAAGAGTAAAGTTAAATCAGTTCACCTTTGAGATTTTTTACCACCAAATCTGACTTCTTCTCTTAAGAGCGCAAAGTGTGCCTCATGACTTGTTAATCCCAGCATAATCTATTATAAAAAGATATTAGAAAGGTCTTACTTcgttattattttttaaattgttacttTAAGATTTGAGCAGTATAAAGAAATTTTGCTGTTGTCGTTCATTACAAATTCAGAAGTTTGCAGGAATACAAAATTACATGCtcatttaataacattttagaACCCTGTGCGCTTAGGAAGACATCAAAGACGTACACTCTTTATAAATGTCTGttgtttgtattattttaaatgcacataCCAAGTCAGCATCTAAGCCATAGAGACAGTGTCTTGTATTTGGATCATGATggggctttgctttttctgatcTGATGAACTCCATAATTTTATGCTCACCTTCCCCCGGAGTCTGcacaaaaagccccaaaattTATGagtatttttctataaaataaaaatttatttataataaaatattaacaaaatacaATGACCTCATGGCCTGATAAGTAGACTGTTACTCCTTGCCAGGATTTGTCTGTGGAAATCttcatatttacaaaatatttaagatgcTCATGCAATCTGGCCATGAATTCAgttcctgaaaacagaaatctaaGTTAAATACAAAGCTTTTCACTAGTCATTCAAAATTTCATTTACATATCAaaagtattaataaaaaaaaaattctgcaagaGATGAAGGGaacagctgtttttttttttcccaaggtttcattttttccatagCAATCTAAAAATTTGTTTAGAACGAGACAGTATTTCAACCCTACTAAAAGTTATTAAAACTTGTCTTCCCATCTTACTTGAGCCTTTATTGATTCTGTcctctaatttaaaaaaaaaaaaaaaagcttcaggaCAGGAAAATAGTGCAAAAATATAGATGGAAAAAACATAAACCTAAACACTTAAATTTAAACAATTAACAAATTATCTTACCTGGTGTAATACAGTTGGAGTCAAATCTGGCTTCTGTAGGGAGAGTTTCTCCCTTTTCtaatgccttttttattttgtcctctGCCTCTTTTGCTGATCTAAAACAGAACAGGGTTGGAGAGAGGGAGTAGAGAAAGCATCATCAATCAACACTCACATGTTAATAACCTAGGTACAGTTTTACTGACAAAATACCTACAGTTGATATATTTTAATGGGGGGGGTGGAATTTACCTTCTGAATGGAGTTTGAACTTGTTtctaataaaaatggaaattttaatattagctttttttcctgcctgatCACAATGAAAGCAAATTAACATTGAAACAGTAGGAATACATGGGATCTAAACATCTAAAAATGCTATCCTAGAACAGTAACAGTAATGTAGTTAAAGTAAGCAGCAAGTTTGGAATACCATGGGGGTAAGGAGGGGTGAACTAACAACTTATCACCACCAGTTAtggagaaacaaacaaactagCCTTTCTTGGCCAAAGATTTTTGTAAACACTTTTGaaccagaaaaagagaagccaaTTTCTTAAGATTCTCATCTTTCAATTCCACTCCAATTTTCTATTTAGAACTCTTTCTTaaactcttcttcctctcaacttccttttttttcccccaaaaacccaacccaccaaaaaaccacagtagcttgaaaatattttctcttcttcctttcccccagTTTGTTTCTGTTGCATTTCACTCACCACCCTTGTACTCTCTGACCACTGGCTTTGTTTCCTTACAGCAGCCTTCAAAAAACCCTCCACATCTCCCAAAACATTAATGTAATTCTTAACACTGTGAAAACTACTTGCAGCTCTGTATTTGAGCAAAATTGCTAACTAGTATCAACAGGAAACCAGTAGTTCATTAGAAACTTCATTTCTTCTATGACTGTCAAACAACATTCCATTATAGTTACCAAAAAGGCGTATCTAGAATTAGCATTCACAAATACCAAAGACACTCACAGGTTATGAAGCTGTTGGAGACATCTGCAAGAGCT is a window of Phalacrocorax aristotelis chromosome 7, bGulAri2.1, whole genome shotgun sequence DNA encoding:
- the XRN1 gene encoding 5'-3' exoribonuclease 1 isoform X5, whose amino-acid sequence is MGVPKFYRWISERYPCLSQVLKEHQIPEFDNLYLDMNGIIHQCSHPNDDDVHFRISEDKIFADIFHYLEVLFRIIKPRKVFFMAVDGVAPRAKMNQQRGRRFRSAKEAEDKIKKALEKGETLPTEARFDSNCITPGTEFMARLHEHLKYFVNMKISTDKSWQGVTVYLSGHETPGEGEHKIMEFIRSEKAKPHHDPNTRHCLYGLDADLIMLGLTSHEAHFALLREEVRFGGKKSQRACAPEETTFHLLHLSLMREYIDYEFSPVKDKISFEYDIERIIDDWILMGFLVGNDFIPHLPHLHINHDALPLLYRTYMAILPELGGYINENGYLNLKRFEKYLTRLSDFDREHFSEVFVDLKWFESKVGNKYLNEAAGIAAEEARKNKQKKQKAQENSICLAALEKNESEVVTPKTVLEDEPEDDDLFETEFRQYKRTYYMTKMGVEVVSDDFLADQAECYVQAIQWILHYYYHGVQSWSWYYPYHYAPYLSDIRNIGELNIKFELGKPFMPFEQLLAVLPAASKDLLPKCYQHLMISQDSPIIEYYPPDFKTDLNGKQQEWEAVVLIPFIDEKRLLQAMESCNKCLKEEEKQRNTHSACLMYWYDKDAEFQYMSPWPEKFPAIERCHTRYKTIPLDAWHVEITNNKITKINKSALYFCGFPTLKHIKHKFYLRKSGVQVFQQSSHGENMMLEIIADENSKEQMVENVASLVLGKRVFVNWPHLEEARVVAVSDGETKFYLEEPHGTQKLYMGNAVPPTKVAYVGDKEQSMWLKEIQGISEHYQRRKGIIIHETSIVVYAQLLTGNRYQLRQNGEVYLEKQWSKQVLPFVYQTVVKDIKAFDSRFSNIKTLDDLFPPGSTAFMLGSPYYGCIGEVQDSRDVITEGRIRVVFNIPCEPQLDPLIQNQHKYSVKYNPAYILASRLGVSGYLVSRFTGSIFIGRGSKKNPHGDHKANVGLNLKFNKKNEEVPGYTKKVGNEWMYSSAVEQLLAEYLERVPELFNYIAKNSQEDIFYEDDIWPGEDENGAEKVQEIVAWLKAHPVSALSRSSCDLQILDAAIVEKIEEEIEKCKQRKSNKKVRVTVKPHLLYRPLEQQNGVVPDRDAEYRLFDRVVNVREHFSVPVGLRGTIIGIKGVLLNGMD